A DNA window from Streptomyces sp. B21-083 contains the following coding sequences:
- a CDS encoding GNAT family N-acetyltransferase, whose product MTTTLRPTEPLQHEADGARSRHYQVCVNSRPVGAIHLATNPAFGDSVAKIRDLRIDERDRRRGRATVAVLAAEEVARGWGCRRIEASVPGDTPAALRLATALGYVLRNRRMDKALGAAPPELPAGSRGRPMTEAEFVVWEAVGRLSYAESWIERGVPAVEAHAKAKRDHDLLLPQGVASEGMTISVLEHEGTRVGTLWLGSRDGLAFVYDVEADAAHRGRGHGRTLMLLAEAQSIEAGRSAISLNVFAGNRPAERLYESLGYETVTHHLYKDLL is encoded by the coding sequence ATGACCACCACTCTGCGGCCGACCGAGCCGCTGCAGCACGAGGCCGACGGAGCGCGTTCACGCCACTACCAGGTGTGTGTGAACAGCCGTCCCGTCGGCGCGATACACCTCGCAACCAACCCCGCGTTCGGCGACTCGGTGGCGAAGATCCGGGATCTCCGCATCGACGAACGCGACCGGCGGCGCGGCCGGGCCACGGTGGCCGTGCTTGCCGCGGAGGAGGTCGCGCGCGGCTGGGGCTGCCGGCGCATCGAGGCGTCGGTCCCGGGCGACACACCGGCGGCCCTGCGGCTGGCGACCGCGCTCGGCTATGTGCTGCGCAACCGCCGTATGGACAAGGCGCTCGGCGCCGCCCCGCCCGAACTGCCCGCCGGGAGCCGGGGCCGGCCCATGACGGAGGCCGAGTTCGTGGTGTGGGAGGCGGTGGGCAGGCTGAGCTACGCGGAGAGCTGGATCGAGCGGGGCGTGCCGGCGGTGGAGGCGCACGCCAAGGCGAAACGCGACCATGATCTGCTGCTGCCGCAGGGCGTGGCCAGCGAAGGGATGACGATCAGCGTCCTGGAACACGAGGGAACCCGCGTCGGCACTCTGTGGCTCGGCAGCCGCGACGGTCTGGCCTTCGTCTACGACGTCGAGGCCGACGCGGCACACCGGGGGAGAGGCCACGGCCGCACCCTCATGCTGCTGGCGGAGGCCCAGTCGATCGAGGCCGGACGGTCGGCCATCTCCCTGAACGTCTTCGCGGGCAACCGCCCG
- a CDS encoding aminotransferase class IV — MKLWLDGGLQDIESARVSVFDHGLTVGDGIFETLKAVHGRPFALTRHLDRLTRSARGLGLPDPDLDEVRGACTAVLAANPMPLGRLRITYTGGHGPLGSDRGEHGPTLVVAVGESTRRPDSTAVITVPWTRNERGALAGLKTTSYAENVVALARAREQGASEALFGNTVGQLCEGTGSNVFVVLDGEIHTPPLASGCLAGVTRALAVEWTGAKETDLPLDVLDGADEIFLTSTLRDVQAVRRVGDRQLPDAPGPVTAKAMRVFEERSGDDLDP; from the coding sequence GTGAAGCTCTGGCTCGACGGCGGGCTGCAGGACATCGAGTCCGCCCGCGTCTCCGTGTTCGACCACGGGCTGACCGTGGGCGACGGCATCTTCGAGACTCTGAAGGCGGTCCACGGCCGACCGTTCGCGCTCACCCGTCACCTGGACCGGCTCACCCGCTCCGCCCGAGGCCTAGGCCTGCCCGACCCGGACCTCGACGAGGTCCGCGGCGCCTGCACGGCCGTGCTCGCCGCCAACCCGATGCCCCTGGGGCGCCTGCGCATCACGTACACCGGCGGTCACGGCCCCCTCGGCTCCGACCGCGGGGAGCACGGCCCGACCCTGGTCGTCGCCGTCGGCGAGTCCACCCGTCGTCCCGACTCGACCGCCGTGATCACGGTCCCCTGGACGCGCAACGAACGCGGCGCCCTCGCCGGCCTGAAGACCACGTCGTACGCCGAGAACGTCGTCGCCCTCGCCAGGGCGCGTGAACAGGGCGCGTCCGAGGCCCTGTTCGGCAACACGGTTGGGCAACTGTGCGAGGGGACGGGGTCCAACGTCTTCGTCGTCCTGGACGGCGAGATCCACACCCCGCCGCTCGCCTCCGGCTGCCTCGCCGGGGTCACACGCGCCCTTGCCGTCGAGTGGACGGGCGCCAAGGAGACCGACCTGCCGCTGGACGTCCTGGACGGCGCCGACGAGATCTTCCTGACGTCCACCCTGAGAGACGTACAGGCCGTACGGCGCGTCGGCGACCGCCAACTCCCGGACGCACCGGGGCCGGTGACTGCCAAGGCGATGCGGGTCTTCGAAGAGCGGTCGGGGGACGACCTCGACCCCTGA
- a CDS encoding chorismate-binding protein, protein MSDLAPLARFGGVVATGLVDVTSDPAALDSTGFWAVSADYEGRLTCARFRDVREEPARAPRPGPGEWRGPAAGDWTSSLDRATYTAGVRRIRQRIATGEVYQANLCRVLSAPVAPDADVDALASLLAHGNPAPYAGTIRLPAHGVEIATASPELFLRRDGETIESGPIKGTGRTEADLLEKDYAENVMIVDLVRNDLGRVCATGSVTVPELCVVEKHPGLVHLVSTVRGELRPYTGWPELLAAAFPPGSVTGAPKSSALRIIDALETAPRGPYCGGVGWVDADRGTGELAVGIRTFWIDRADGMLRFGTGAGITWGSDPEAEWRETELKASRLLAVASGEYEVSGGGEEPVTCCVQPGDRPPLPGRQGIPHDASDTFQRGNDQ, encoded by the coding sequence GTGTCCGATCTCGCTCCCCTCGCCCGCTTCGGCGGTGTCGTCGCCACCGGCCTTGTCGATGTCACCAGCGATCCCGCGGCCCTCGACTCCACCGGTTTCTGGGCCGTGTCCGCTGACTACGAGGGCCGTCTGACCTGCGCTCGCTTCCGTGACGTACGAGAGGAACCGGCCCGTGCGCCGAGGCCGGGACCGGGGGAGTGGCGGGGCCCGGCCGCCGGTGACTGGACGTCGTCCCTCGATCGCGCCACGTATACGGCGGGGGTGCGCCGTATCCGCCAACGCATCGCGACCGGAGAGGTCTATCAGGCGAACCTCTGCCGGGTGCTGTCCGCGCCCGTCGCACCCGACGCGGACGTGGACGCGCTGGCCTCGCTGCTCGCACACGGCAACCCGGCACCGTATGCAGGAACGATTCGCCTGCCGGCTCACGGCGTCGAGATCGCCACCGCGTCCCCCGAGCTGTTCCTCCGCCGCGACGGAGAAACCATCGAGTCGGGCCCCATCAAGGGCACCGGACGTACCGAGGCGGACCTCCTGGAGAAGGACTACGCCGAGAACGTGATGATCGTGGACCTGGTCCGCAACGACCTCGGGCGCGTCTGCGCGACGGGTTCGGTGACCGTTCCCGAACTGTGCGTCGTCGAGAAGCACCCGGGGCTGGTCCACCTCGTGTCGACGGTACGGGGCGAACTGCGTCCGTACACCGGCTGGCCGGAACTGCTGGCGGCCGCGTTCCCGCCCGGGTCGGTGACCGGCGCGCCCAAGTCGAGCGCCCTGCGGATCATCGACGCCCTGGAGACGGCGCCCCGGGGCCCGTACTGCGGGGGCGTCGGCTGGGTCGACGCGGACCGGGGGACGGGCGAACTGGCGGTCGGTATCCGCACGTTCTGGATCGACCGGGCCGACGGCATGCTGCGCTTCGGCACCGGAGCGGGCATCACCTGGGGTTCGGATCCCGAGGCGGAGTGGCGGGAGACCGAGCTGAAGGCGTCCCGGCTGCTCGCGGTAGCGTCGGGAGAGTACGAGGTGAGCGGCGGTGGGGAGGAACCGGTGACCTGCTGTGTACAGCCGGGCGACAGGCCGCCGCTCCCCGGCCGACAAGGCATACCGCACGACGCGTCCGACACATTCCAGCGAGGTAATGACCAGTGA
- a CDS encoding TFIIB-type zinc ribbon-containing protein: MQCPKCHAPMHTYNRNGVQIEQCSGCRGIFLDYGELEALTRVESQWSGPAAPPPPAPQGYPAAPAPAWGAPQGGHHGGHGGHGGHYGGKRHKSFGHMLFSS; the protein is encoded by the coding sequence ATGCAGTGTCCGAAGTGCCATGCGCCGATGCACACGTACAACCGCAACGGAGTCCAGATCGAGCAGTGCAGCGGCTGCCGGGGGATCTTCCTCGACTACGGCGAGCTGGAGGCGCTGACCCGCGTGGAGTCCCAGTGGTCGGGGCCCGCCGCCCCGCCGCCCCCGGCCCCGCAGGGCTACCCCGCCGCTCCCGCACCCGCCTGGGGCGCCCCGCAGGGCGGTCACCACGGCGGTCACGGCGGCCATGGTGGTCACTACGGCGGCAAGCGCCACAAGAGCTTCGGCCACATGCTGTTCTCCAGCTGA
- a CDS encoding phosphotransferase, giving the protein MTATPLLTDLTTRAKARAHARPHPCPCGAATLTDRPDGTVVRHADTVAKAHAPDTAPTELTARLALAAHLPGILLSPLSPTPVDLHGRLVTFWPYGAPVDPEDPDAAPWEEAATLLARLHRTPAPPGLPPMRGPAKAARAIARLRATTPQPATEPVLRAWATLPAWARAQPPAAGTPAAGTAAPGAPAAGTAASATATPNPLDERALTTLCHGDLHLGQLVRHPAPDGPWLLIDVDDLGVGAPAWDLARPAAWYACGLLPPDEWTRFLAAYRTAGGPAVPADGDPWPALDVAARALTVQTAALAIVKATAADRPLDDVQQAVVDACARMGPVPPELAQGHAK; this is encoded by the coding sequence GTGACAGCCACCCCCTTGCTCACCGACCTCACCACCCGAGCCAAGGCCAGAGCCCACGCACGCCCCCACCCCTGCCCCTGCGGAGCAGCCACCCTCACCGACCGCCCCGACGGCACAGTCGTCCGCCACGCCGACACCGTCGCCAAGGCGCACGCCCCCGACACCGCCCCCACCGAGCTCACCGCCCGGCTGGCCCTCGCCGCCCACCTCCCGGGCATACTCCTGTCCCCGCTCAGCCCGACCCCCGTCGACCTGCATGGCAGACTCGTGACGTTCTGGCCGTACGGCGCCCCGGTCGACCCGGAGGACCCGGACGCGGCACCCTGGGAGGAGGCCGCCACCCTGCTCGCCCGCCTCCACCGCACCCCCGCCCCGCCCGGACTCCCGCCCATGCGCGGCCCGGCCAAGGCGGCCCGCGCCATCGCCCGCCTCCGGGCCACCACCCCCCAGCCGGCCACCGAGCCCGTCCTGCGCGCCTGGGCGACCCTGCCGGCCTGGGCCAGAGCCCAGCCCCCTGCCGCCGGGACTCCTGCCGCCGGGACCGCTGCCCCCGGGGCTCCTGCCGCCGGGACCGCTGCCTCCGCGACCGCTACCCCGAACCCCCTCGACGAGCGGGCCCTCACGACCCTCTGCCACGGCGACCTTCACCTGGGCCAGCTCGTACGCCACCCCGCTCCGGACGGCCCCTGGCTCCTCATCGACGTGGACGACCTCGGCGTAGGTGCCCCCGCCTGGGACCTGGCCCGCCCGGCCGCCTGGTACGCCTGCGGACTGCTCCCGCCCGACGAGTGGACCCGGTTCCTGGCCGCCTACCGCACGGCCGGCGGCCCGGCCGTACCCGCCGACGGCGACCCCTGGCCCGCCCTGGACGTCGCCGCCCGCGCTCTCACCGTGCAGACGGCGGCCCTGGCGATCGTCAAGGCGACGGCCGCGGACCGTCCGTTGGACGACGTACAGCAGGCCGTGGTCGACGCATGTGCCCGAATGGGTCCGGTACCACCCGAGTTGGCCCAGGGCCACGCGAAGTAG
- a CDS encoding serine/threonine-protein kinase, protein MNMAMMRLRREDPRVVGSFRLHRRLGAGGMGVVYLGSDKRGQRVALKVIRPDLAEDQEFRSRFAREVSAARRIRGGCTARLVAADLDADRPWFATQYVPGPSLHDKVVDEGSLTAADVASIGAALAEGLVAVHEAGVVHRDLKPSNILLSPKGPRIIDFGIAWATGASTLTHVGTAVGSPGFLAPEQVRGAAVTPATDVFSLGATLAYASMADSPFGHGSSEVMLYRVVHEEAHLQGVPDALAPLVRACLAKDPEERPSTLQLSLRLKEIAAREAQGMADVRPPGPRAAEADRPTGRLTESYPDQRPPYHSQTQPHSQSPSQSQSQSQRRPQGPASGTSGSRGAVPSRGGGGPRSGAPSSRSGARPVPGARNTAGSGSRSGPRSGTGRPAPRGTVTGRRPANPRLLRQRLFVFVVVTLLVALGIAAAQGCQGPSRGLGDDSGRGGGGREQQRQEQVRPDDKPGDGDGSVGPVLPRSSSDAHSD, encoded by the coding sequence ATGAACATGGCGATGATGCGCCTGAGGCGCGAGGACCCGCGCGTCGTCGGCTCGTTCAGGCTTCACAGACGGCTCGGCGCGGGCGGGATGGGCGTTGTCTACCTGGGCTCCGACAAGCGGGGACAGCGGGTCGCGCTGAAGGTGATCCGGCCCGACCTGGCGGAGGATCAGGAGTTCCGCTCACGTTTCGCGCGCGAGGTCTCGGCGGCCCGGCGGATCAGGGGCGGGTGCACCGCCCGCCTCGTCGCCGCCGACCTGGACGCGGACCGGCCGTGGTTCGCCACGCAGTACGTGCCCGGGCCCTCCCTGCACGACAAGGTGGTCGACGAGGGATCGCTCACCGCGGCCGACGTCGCCTCCATCGGTGCCGCCCTCGCCGAGGGACTGGTCGCGGTGCACGAGGCCGGTGTCGTACACCGGGATCTGAAGCCATCCAACATCCTGCTGTCCCCGAAGGGGCCGCGGATCATCGACTTCGGCATCGCCTGGGCGACCGGCGCCTCGACGCTCACCCACGTCGGTACGGCCGTCGGCTCGCCCGGCTTCCTGGCACCCGAACAGGTGCGCGGGGCGGCCGTGACTCCGGCCACGGACGTGTTCTCGCTGGGTGCCACGCTCGCGTACGCCTCGATGGCCGACTCGCCCTTCGGGCACGGCAGTTCCGAGGTGATGCTGTACCGCGTGGTCCACGAGGAGGCCCACCTGCAGGGCGTTCCGGACGCGCTGGCACCCCTCGTACGGGCGTGTCTGGCCAAGGATCCGGAGGAGCGGCCCAGCACACTCCAACTGTCGTTGCGGCTCAAGGAGATCGCGGCGCGCGAGGCGCAGGGCATGGCGGACGTACGGCCACCCGGGCCTCGTGCCGCCGAGGCGGACCGGCCGACAGGGCGGCTCACCGAGAGCTACCCGGACCAGCGGCCCCCCTATCACTCCCAGACGCAGCCCCACTCGCAGTCCCCGTCGCAATCCCAGTCCCAGTCCCAACGGCGTCCGCAGGGGCCGGCCTCGGGTACTTCCGGGTCACGTGGGGCCGTTCCGTCGCGGGGCGGCGGGGGCCCGCGCAGTGGTGCCCCCTCGTCGCGTTCCGGGGCGCGGCCCGTTCCCGGTGCGCGGAACACGGCCGGTTCCGGGAGCCGTTCCGGACCGCGCAGTGGCACCGGGCGTCCGGCGCCGCGCGGCACGGTCACCGGGCGGCGGCCCGCCAATCCGCGGCTGCTGCGGCAGCGGTTGTTCGTGTTCGTCGTGGTGACGCTGCTGGTGGCCCTGGGGATCGCGGCCGCTCAGGGATGCCAGGGACCCAGCCGTGGGCTCGGCGACGACAGTGGTCGCGGCGGAGGCGGGCGGGAACAGCAGCGGCAGGAGCAGGTGCGGCCGGACGACAAGCCCGGTGACGGCGATGGGTCGGTGGGGCCCGTTCTGCCTCGGTCCAGCTCGGACGCGCACTCCGACTGA
- a CDS encoding TrmH family RNA methyltransferase, which translates to MADLITVEDPDDPRLRDYTGLTDVELRRKREPAEGLFIAEGEKVIRRAKDAGYEMRSMLLSAKWVDVMRDVIDELPAPVYAVSPELAERVTGYHVHRGALASMQRKPLPTADELLQTARRVVVMESVNDHTNIGAIFRSAAALGMDAVLLSPDCADPLYRRSVKVSMGAVFSVPYARLDTWPKGLDSVREAGFTLLALTPDEKAKTLDETAPHKMHRVALMLGAEGDGLSTQALVAADEWVRIPMAHGVDSLNVGAAAAVAFYAVATGRPTPGPN; encoded by the coding sequence GTGGCCGATCTCATCACCGTCGAGGACCCCGACGACCCGCGCCTGCGCGACTACACGGGCCTGACCGACGTCGAACTGCGCCGCAAACGCGAGCCCGCGGAGGGCCTCTTCATCGCCGAAGGCGAGAAGGTCATCAGACGGGCCAAGGACGCCGGCTACGAGATGCGCTCGATGCTCCTCTCCGCGAAGTGGGTCGACGTCATGCGCGACGTCATCGACGAACTCCCGGCCCCCGTGTACGCGGTCAGCCCGGAGCTCGCCGAACGCGTCACCGGCTACCACGTGCACCGCGGCGCCCTCGCCTCCATGCAGCGCAAACCCCTCCCGACGGCCGACGAACTCCTGCAGACCGCACGCCGGGTGGTGGTCATGGAGTCGGTCAACGACCACACCAACATCGGCGCGATCTTCCGCAGCGCCGCCGCCCTCGGCATGGACGCGGTACTCCTCTCCCCGGACTGCGCGGACCCTCTGTACCGACGCAGCGTCAAGGTCTCGATGGGCGCGGTCTTCTCCGTCCCGTACGCCCGACTGGACACCTGGCCCAAGGGCCTCGACTCGGTCCGTGAGGCGGGCTTCACGCTCCTGGCCCTCACCCCCGACGAGAAGGCCAAGACCCTCGACGAGACGGCCCCGCACAAGATGCACCGCGTCGCCCTGATGCTCGGCGCGGAGGGCGACGGCCTCTCCACCCAGGCTCTGGTGGCCGCCGACGAATGGGTCCGTATCCCCATGGCCCACGGCGTCGACTCCCTCAACGTGGGCGCGGCGGCAGCGGTCGCCTTCTACGCGGTGGCGACGGGCCGCCCCACCCCCGGACCGAACTGA
- the cobA gene encoding uroporphyrinogen-III C-methyltransferase, producing MAEHPAYPVGLRLAGRRVVVLGAGQVAQRRLPALIAAGADILLVSPEATPSVEAMADAGELTWERRPYADGDLADAWYALIATSDAQANADASAEAERHRVWCVRSDDADAATAWTPATGHSEGVTVAVLTTDAKGRDPRHTAAIRDAVVEGLRDGTLVAPHHRTRAPGVALVGGGPGDPDLITVRGRRLLAEADVVIADRLGPRDLLAELPPHVEVIDAAKIPYGRYMAQEAINNALIEHAKLGKRVVRLKGGDPYVYGRGMEEVQALAEAGIACTVVPGISSSISVPGAAGIPVTHRGVAHEFTVVSGHVAPDDERSLVDWQSLAKLTGTLVVLMGVDKIGRIAETLIAHGKSPDTPVALVQEGTTAAQRRVDATLATVAETVRTEDVKPPAVIVIGPVVNVGPKTLV from the coding sequence ATGGCCGAACACCCCGCCTATCCCGTAGGCCTCCGACTCGCCGGCCGCCGAGTGGTGGTCCTGGGCGCGGGCCAGGTGGCCCAGCGCCGCCTGCCCGCCCTCATCGCGGCGGGCGCGGACATCCTCCTCGTATCGCCGGAGGCGACGCCTTCCGTGGAGGCGATGGCGGACGCGGGTGAACTCACCTGGGAGCGCCGCCCGTACGCGGACGGCGACCTGGCGGACGCCTGGTACGCCCTGATCGCGACCAGCGACGCGCAGGCCAACGCCGACGCCTCCGCCGAAGCCGAACGCCACCGCGTCTGGTGCGTCCGCTCCGACGACGCCGACGCGGCGACGGCCTGGACCCCGGCCACCGGCCACAGCGAGGGCGTCACGGTCGCCGTCCTCACCACGGACGCCAAGGGCCGCGACCCCCGCCACACCGCCGCCATCCGTGACGCGGTCGTCGAGGGACTGCGCGACGGCACCCTCGTCGCGCCCCACCACCGCACCCGCGCCCCCGGCGTCGCCCTGGTCGGCGGCGGCCCCGGCGACCCGGACCTGATCACGGTCCGGGGCCGGCGTCTGCTCGCGGAGGCGGACGTGGTGATCGCGGACCGGCTCGGCCCGCGCGACCTGCTCGCCGAACTGCCCCCGCACGTCGAGGTGATCGACGCCGCGAAGATCCCGTACGGCCGGTACATGGCCCAGGAGGCCATCAACAACGCGCTGATCGAACACGCGAAGCTGGGCAAGCGGGTCGTACGGCTCAAGGGCGGCGACCCGTACGTCTACGGCCGGGGCATGGAGGAGGTCCAGGCGCTGGCCGAGGCGGGCATCGCCTGCACGGTCGTCCCCGGCATCTCCAGCTCGATCTCGGTCCCGGGCGCGGCCGGCATTCCGGTGACGCACCGAGGGGTGGCCCATGAGTTCACGGTGGTCAGCGGCCATGTCGCTCCCGACGACGAACGCTCTCTCGTCGACTGGCAGTCCCTCGCCAAACTGACCGGCACGCTCGTCGTCCTCATGGGCGTCGACAAGATCGGCCGGATCGCGGAGACCCTGATCGCGCACGGCAAGTCCCCGGACACGCCGGTCGCCCTGGTCCAGGAGGGCACGACAGCGGCCCAGCGCCGCGTCGACGCGACCCTCGCCACGGTCGCCGAGACGGTCCGTACCGAGGACGTGAAGCCCCCCGCGGTGATCGTGATCGGTCCGGTCGTCAACGTAGGCCCCAAGACATTGGTGTAA